In one window of Vibrio sp. JC009 DNA:
- a CDS encoding ABC transporter permease, which produces MSQTNAAPSRWERFKQSDFLYYFLRDKVAMASFAIFMAFLLVSIAAPLLSPTDPYDLTSIDIMDSELPPSWMEEGDERFVLGTDEQGRDILSTILYGSRLSLTIGFLAVGLQLFLGIIIGLSAGYFGGRIDTFLMRFADIQLSFSTMMVAIIVSAIFKASFGSEFYSQYAVVMLVVIIGVAEWPQYARTIRASVLAEKKKEYVEAARVMGFKAPRIMFRHILPNCLSPILVISTVQVANAIMSEAALSFLGLGLPVDQPSLGALISIGFNYIFSGAWWITAFPGVVLVTLVLVINLLGDWLRDVFNPKIYKG; this is translated from the coding sequence ATGAGTCAGACAAATGCAGCTCCGAGTCGTTGGGAGCGTTTTAAACAATCCGATTTTCTGTACTATTTTCTGCGCGACAAAGTGGCAATGGCGAGCTTTGCCATATTTATGGCATTTTTGCTGGTTTCCATTGCAGCACCTCTTCTTTCGCCGACGGATCCCTATGATTTAACTTCTATCGATATTATGGACTCAGAGCTTCCACCGTCATGGATGGAAGAGGGAGATGAGCGTTTTGTTCTGGGTACTGATGAGCAGGGGCGCGACATTCTGTCGACCATTCTGTACGGTTCCCGCCTTTCTCTGACCATCGGTTTTCTGGCGGTAGGCCTTCAGCTGTTTTTAGGCATTATCATTGGTTTGTCTGCGGGTTACTTTGGTGGCCGTATTGATACCTTCCTGATGCGTTTTGCTGATATTCAGCTCTCTTTCTCTACCATGATGGTGGCGATTATCGTATCGGCTATCTTTAAGGCCAGCTTTGGCAGTGAGTTTTACAGTCAATATGCCGTTGTTATGCTGGTGGTGATTATCGGTGTGGCAGAGTGGCCACAGTATGCCCGAACTATCCGTGCTTCTGTGCTAGCTGAGAAGAAAAAAGAGTATGTGGAAGCGGCCCGGGTAATGGGCTTTAAAGCGCCGAGAATCATGTTCCGCCATATTCTGCCGAATTGTCTGTCTCCGATTCTGGTTATCTCTACGGTTCAGGTGGCAAACGCCATCATGTCAGAAGCGGCACTTTCTTTCCTTGGTTTGGGTTTGCCGGTGGACCAACCGTCACTGGGCGCACTGATCAGCATCGGATTTAACTATATTTTCTCTGGTGCATGGTGGATCACTGCCTTTCCTGGCGTCGTATTAGTGACGCTGGTGCTGGTTATCAACCTGCTTGGCGACTGGCTTCGTGATGTATTTAACCCGAAAATTTATAAAGGGTGA
- a CDS encoding IS630 family transposase, which produces MNVKYVVELSNEERDTLIKLTSKGKESARKLKRAQLLLLADDGKQDKDIVELLHISTSTIYRTKKRFVEEGLPEALNEGRRTGCPRKLDAVSDALLTAIACSEPPEGCGRWTLNLIADEFMALVEGESISVETIRRQLKSNDLKPWQKKMWCVGDMNAEYIARMEHVLDLYSRPAIPDEPLINFDEAMKQLVADIKPSTQAKSGQPPREDYEYKRVAVANLFMFYDCHRGWRKVKETENKKAEDFAQCMKELVDIHYPEAKKIHVVMDNFGTHTEASLYKAFEPAEARRLLSQLEFHYTPKHASWLNKVEIEIGVMNRQCLNQRIPTWEKLRNELDAWETRRNQEKASINWQFDIEAAREKFTKAYAKLRKK; this is translated from the coding sequence ATGAATGTCAAATACGTTGTAGAGCTGAGTAATGAAGAACGAGATACGTTAATAAAACTCACGTCAAAAGGTAAGGAAAGCGCCAGAAAACTCAAAAGAGCCCAACTGTTATTACTTGCCGATGACGGCAAGCAAGACAAAGACATTGTCGAACTGCTTCATATCAGTACATCAACCATTTACCGGACCAAGAAACGATTTGTCGAAGAGGGTTTGCCTGAAGCTTTGAATGAAGGAAGAAGAACAGGTTGCCCGCGCAAGCTCGATGCTGTCAGTGATGCATTGTTGACGGCCATTGCCTGTAGTGAGCCACCAGAAGGTTGTGGCCGGTGGACATTAAACCTAATCGCCGATGAATTTATGGCCTTGGTGGAAGGAGAATCGATATCAGTTGAGACGATTCGAAGGCAGCTCAAGAGCAACGATTTGAAACCCTGGCAGAAAAAGATGTGGTGCGTTGGTGATATGAATGCCGAATATATTGCCCGCATGGAGCATGTGCTTGACTTGTACAGTCGTCCAGCTATTCCCGATGAACCACTAATCAACTTTGATGAGGCGATGAAACAATTGGTGGCAGATATTAAGCCATCAACTCAGGCTAAGTCAGGGCAACCTCCGAGAGAAGACTATGAATACAAGCGAGTGGCGGTGGCTAATCTGTTCATGTTTTATGACTGTCACCGAGGGTGGAGAAAAGTCAAAGAAACAGAAAATAAAAAGGCTGAGGACTTTGCACAATGTATGAAGGAGTTGGTGGATATCCACTACCCTGAAGCTAAGAAAATTCATGTCGTGATGGACAACTTTGGCACGCATACAGAGGCTTCACTCTATAAGGCATTTGAACCAGCAGAGGCCCGGAGGCTTCTGAGCCAATTGGAATTTCACTATACCCCTAAGCATGCCAGTTGGCTGAATAAAGTGGAAATTGAAATAGGGGTCATGAACAGACAATGTCTGAATCAAAGGATCCCGACATGGGAGAAATTACGCAATGAACTGGATGCGTGGGAAACGCGAAGGAATCAGGAAAAAGCTTCTATCAACTGGCAGTTTGACATAGAAGCAGCACGAGAAAAGTTCACCAAAGCCTACGCCAAACTACGAAAGAAATAG
- a CDS encoding SPOR domain-containing protein: MKKNLTSKLSAALAIILLSFSQISLSVAAEDEYVCDARQNSKSELPVLSKGCPVGKGLWGKARPARGDDLFWIQCGIYPKPVTLEEAKPIYQNISVDVWLKPEGSGYRCLIGPYADYAAAKKEVVKVRKLPGLEEAFIRAVNTKVKYQPQKKKKVKPASVAPTAKKAEVAKVVAKAPVAAPKPVEQVKPAPKPEAKPAAAKSIVVRREVNIQRRKFVIPFLMESNEQFYMEYNIAWNRLSYQKANEVCHSLDMTLVDESNWKLLIGSSVMSSKQWPLHLPYWGAGKRGLFTSGKVTQLTGTSLLNVVCVQ, from the coding sequence ATGAAAAAAAATCTGACAAGCAAATTGTCGGCCGCTCTTGCCATTATTCTTCTGTCTTTTAGCCAGATTTCGCTTTCTGTTGCAGCAGAAGATGAATACGTCTGTGACGCAAGGCAAAACTCAAAGAGTGAACTACCTGTTCTCTCAAAGGGGTGCCCGGTAGGTAAGGGACTATGGGGAAAAGCGAGACCGGCAAGAGGGGATGATCTGTTTTGGATTCAATGCGGTATTTATCCTAAGCCTGTGACTCTGGAAGAGGCGAAGCCTATTTATCAAAATATTTCGGTGGATGTGTGGCTGAAGCCGGAAGGTTCCGGTTATCGCTGCCTGATTGGTCCGTATGCAGATTATGCTGCGGCAAAAAAAGAGGTGGTTAAAGTCAGAAAATTGCCGGGGTTAGAGGAAGCATTTATCCGCGCGGTGAATACAAAAGTTAAATATCAGCCGCAGAAAAAGAAAAAAGTTAAGCCGGCTTCTGTAGCTCCAACAGCTAAAAAAGCCGAAGTGGCAAAGGTTGTTGCAAAGGCACCGGTTGCAGCCCCTAAGCCCGTTGAGCAAGTAAAACCGGCACCTAAGCCAGAAGCTAAACCTGCGGCCGCTAAATCCATAGTTGTTCGCCGGGAAGTGAATATTCAGAGACGTAAATTTGTTATTCCGTTCCTGATGGAGAGCAATGAACAGTTTTATATGGAATACAATATTGCCTGGAACCGCTTAAGCTATCAGAAGGCGAACGAGGTTTGCCACTCTCTGGATATGACACTGGTCGACGAAAGCAACTGGAAACTGCTGATCGGCTCCAGCGTAATGAGCAGCAAGCAGTGGCCGCTTCATTTGCCCTATTGGGGAGCTGGAAAGCGTGGGCTTTTCACTAGTGGTAAGGTCACTCAGCTTACCGGTACTTCTTTGCTGAATGTGGTTTGTGTTCAGTAA
- a CDS encoding ABC transporter permease, with amino-acid sequence MLSFLVKRLYQAIIVMFVISLVAFSIQDNLGDPLRELVGQSVSEAERQALRDELGLNDPFVTKYTRFITNALHGDLGTSYFFKKPAAEVILDKLVATLELVFGASLIIVCLSIPLGVYSAIHPKSIFTKVVMAFSSIGISIPVFLTAIMLMYVFSIELQWLPSYGRGETANVLGWESGFFTLDGLAHLILPSIALASIMLPLFIRLVRSEMLEVLSSEYIKFAKAKGLAMNKIYYQHALKNTMLPVLTVGGVQIGTMVAYTILTETVFQWPGTGFLFLEAINRVDTPLITAYVIFVGLVFVVTNTIVDLMYGLINPTVNLTGKGA; translated from the coding sequence ATGTTATCGTTTCTGGTCAAGCGCCTGTATCAGGCGATTATAGTGATGTTTGTGATCAGCCTGGTGGCCTTTTCTATCCAGGATAATTTAGGCGATCCACTACGGGAGCTGGTTGGTCAGTCAGTTTCAGAAGCAGAGCGTCAGGCGCTTCGTGATGAACTTGGCCTGAACGATCCGTTTGTCACCAAATATACTCGCTTTATAACTAACGCTCTTCATGGTGATCTGGGAACATCTTACTTCTTTAAGAAGCCAGCTGCGGAAGTGATTCTGGATAAACTGGTGGCAACGCTAGAGCTGGTGTTTGGTGCATCGCTAATCATTGTCTGCTTATCGATACCTCTTGGCGTCTATTCTGCGATTCATCCGAAAAGTATCTTTACCAAAGTGGTGATGGCGTTCAGTAGTATCGGTATCTCCATTCCTGTATTCCTGACTGCAATTATGCTGATGTATGTCTTCTCCATTGAACTGCAATGGTTGCCTTCTTACGGGCGGGGAGAAACTGCGAATGTGCTTGGTTGGGAGTCAGGGTTCTTTACCCTTGATGGTCTGGCGCACCTTATTCTGCCAAGTATTGCACTGGCCTCCATTATGCTGCCGCTGTTTATCCGCTTAGTACGTTCTGAAATGCTGGAAGTGCTTAGTTCGGAATACATTAAGTTTGCCAAGGCGAAAGGCCTGGCAATGAACAAGATTTATTATCAGCACGCGCTGAAGAACACCATGCTGCCTGTACTGACAGTCGGTGGTGTTCAGATTGGTACCATGGTGGCTTACACCATTCTGACTGAAACCGTATTCCAGTGGCCGGGTACCGGCTTCCTGTTCCTTGAGGCGATTAACCGTGTAGATACTCCGCTGATTACCGCTTACGTTATCTTTGTCGGACTGGTATTTGTTGTGACCAATACCATAGTTGACCTTATGTACGGTCTGATTAACCCAACTGTTAACCTAACTGGCAAAGGAGCATAA
- a CDS encoding ABC transporter ATP-binding protein, with amino-acid sequence MSLLEVKNLRIEYPSRHGVHAAVKELSFSIERGEIVGVVGESGAGKSTVGNAVIDLLSPPGLIASGDVYLDGEKISGLSPEQMRKVRGSKIGFIFQDPMTSLNPLFTVEQQLKETIHANMKVSDEEAYERALNLMKQVGIPQPENRLKQFPHQFSGGMRQRVVIAIALAGEPDLIIADEPTTALDVSIQDQILNLIRELCVKNNVGCMLVTHDMGVVSNVTDKVAVMYRGDLVEFGKTEKVLGDPDHSYTRSLISAVPRSDIKLDRFPLVSYIEEATEMEPLDVKNHWLGQSEDQRSYTGPLLNVEKVNLRFITKDSLFESRREYVQASNNVSFEVFEGETFGLVGESGSGKSTIARVIAGLYAPNSGKVSFEGIDLTALKSENERRPLRRQMQMVFQNPYTSMNPRMKIFDIIAEPIRFHKLTRNETETRQIVNDLLEHVGLGVMAGVKYPHEFSGGQRQRISIARALATRPRLLICDEPTSALDVSVQAQILNLLKDLQDELNLTMLFISHDLPVIRQMCDRIGVMKMGTLLEVAPTEQLFNDPQHEYSKQLISLMPEFTGLREDLTA; translated from the coding sequence ATGTCCCTTTTAGAAGTTAAAAACCTTCGTATCGAATATCCGTCACGACATGGTGTTCATGCTGCGGTAAAAGAGCTTTCGTTTTCTATAGAACGAGGTGAGATAGTTGGTGTTGTTGGTGAGTCTGGCGCCGGTAAGTCTACAGTTGGTAATGCCGTCATCGATCTTCTGAGCCCTCCGGGTCTTATTGCCAGCGGTGATGTTTATCTGGATGGTGAAAAAATCTCAGGATTATCACCGGAACAGATGCGTAAGGTACGTGGTTCTAAGATTGGATTTATCTTCCAGGATCCGATGACATCGCTAAATCCGCTATTTACTGTGGAACAGCAGTTAAAAGAAACCATTCACGCCAATATGAAGGTCTCTGATGAAGAGGCTTATGAGCGCGCCCTGAACCTGATGAAGCAGGTTGGTATTCCTCAGCCAGAAAACAGACTAAAGCAGTTCCCGCACCAGTTTTCCGGTGGTATGCGCCAGCGTGTTGTTATTGCAATCGCACTGGCCGGTGAGCCTGATCTGATTATTGCCGATGAACCGACAACCGCACTGGACGTTTCCATTCAGGATCAGATCCTGAACCTGATTCGTGAGCTTTGCGTGAAGAACAACGTGGGCTGTATGCTGGTAACCCACGATATGGGTGTGGTTTCCAACGTGACTGACAAAGTAGCGGTCATGTATCGCGGTGATCTGGTTGAGTTCGGCAAGACAGAGAAAGTCCTTGGTGACCCGGATCATTCTTACACCCGAAGCCTGATTTCTGCCGTTCCCCGTTCAGATATTAAATTAGACCGTTTCCCGCTGGTAAGCTATATCGAAGAAGCAACCGAGATGGAGCCTCTTGATGTTAAAAACCACTGGTTAGGACAGAGTGAAGATCAGAGATCATATACAGGCCCTCTGCTTAATGTAGAGAAGGTTAATCTGCGCTTTATTACTAAGGACTCTCTGTTTGAAAGCCGCCGCGAATACGTTCAGGCTTCTAACAATGTAAGCTTTGAAGTATTTGAGGGTGAAACCTTTGGCCTGGTAGGTGAGTCCGGCTCTGGTAAGTCGACCATTGCCCGGGTTATTGCCGGCCTTTATGCGCCAAACTCAGGTAAGGTTAGCTTTGAAGGTATCGACCTGACAGCACTGAAGTCTGAAAACGAGCGTCGCCCGCTTCGCCGTCAGATGCAGATGGTATTCCAGAACCCATACACCTCAATGAACCCTCGAATGAAGATATTCGATATCATTGCAGAGCCTATTCGCTTCCACAAACTGACCCGCAATGAAACAGAAACCCGTCAGATTGTGAACGATCTGCTGGAACACGTGGGGTTGGGAGTTATGGCGGGTGTGAAGTATCCACATGAATTCTCCGGTGGTCAGCGTCAGCGTATCTCTATTGCACGCGCCCTTGCGACCCGTCCGCGTCTGCTTATCTGTGATGAGCCGACTTCGGCACTGGATGTATCTGTACAGGCTCAGATTCTTAACCTGCTGAAAGATCTGCAGGATGAGTTGAACCTGACAATGCTGTTTATCAGTCATGACTTGCCGGTTATTCGCCAGATGTGTGACCGAATCGGTGTAATGAAGATGGGAACCTTGCTAGAAGTAGCACCTACAGAACAGTTATTTAACGACCCACAACACGAATACAGTAAGCAGCTGATTTCTCTGATGCCTGAATTTACAGGTTTAAGAGAAGATCTGACTGCCTGA